The DNA segment TCAGCCAACTAAGCCTAGTCATTTTTATTTGCAGGTTCAGAACTGAAACCGAGGAAATTATCTTTGAATTTCCCTTAATTCTGTATTAGGACAAAATGCTTTCAGTTCTTGATGACAATAGTTTTAATTGGAGTGGGTTTAATACGAATGCATGTTGCAGCAAAAATTGCAGGACAGATACAATCCAGTTtgatgtaattaaatattttagttcACCTGTGAATACCCTGGCTTGGTTGGGGGGACAGGAGGTGGCATACTGGGTTTTACAACCTGAAAAAGAATGCAATTAATATGTTTATCATACATGTTTTATGCTACTTGCACTTTTTTTAAAGGGCAATTAGCTAAGACTGTGACTCACTGGCAAGACAAAgctgataaacaaacaaacaaaatataaacatCAATTACCTGTCCTGATGTTGTATTATACTTCATGGGTGACTGTTCCACTGCCTTGGGTGgctgcagacaaaaaaaaacaaaacatttaattaaaaaaaaaatgttaatgtaaaaAGCAACCTGAGCAAAGCAGCAAAGTGGAACCCAAGCAGCTTACCTGAGGAGGAGGTCGACTGGGAATGACTGTGACGCACAGCGGGGTGCAGAGCTGGGGAGCCGAAGAAGACTCCAGAAATATCGGCCTGCTGATCTTGGGGATACCAACCCGAGGGCTCCCTTTGTTACCTCCCCTTTGAAATAATGGGTTTGACAGTCcagatttttcttttctataaTATGTTGAAAAGATGAATTGCATAAATTGGAATGCTTCaaatacagcatatatatatatatatatatatatatatatatatatatatatatatatatatatatattctcttcaTTAATAATGTGATTTAAACTTAGGAAACACAactgaacaaacacaaaaaagaagccGAGTTTTGGTAGGCAGAATTATTTCCTGTCTGAAGTATATTTTCACTCCATTGGATGCATGGTAGTTTTGGTTTCTGTGGTTGAAATACAGTTTACATTTTTCATGAAATTGTGTTGCCTTTACGAAGGAAGCCAGCTTGATCGAAGTCCCTTGTTGGCACAAGGGCTTTAAAATCATTggtaaaatacattgaaaaccccAGAGGAAGCAACTCTATTCAAAAACAGCAAGGATGACAAATACTAACGTTTTACTGGGGTAGTTCTCCTTCCTGCTAAACCTGCAAAACATTAGTCCACCGGTGATAATGGCAGCCAGTATTAGCACGACCACTGCTACAGTTACTCCAGTAATGATGGCTTTTCCAcctacaaaacaaatcaaaaggtCACTCTGTACTCTCACCTTGAAGTTCATCTTTATATAAGAATCGTGCATTGAAAAAAGAGTTGATAGACTCAATATCTGGTATGCAGTGCACAACCCTTTCTTATTGTGACTTACCTTTAGGGAGCTCAGACAGTTTAACATCACAATATGGTGGTGACCATCCTGCATCACAGTGACATTCCTTTTTATGATTGCAGACCTAGAAAAGGGGATTCTTTATTAAGAACAGCATGGAAACGGTAAAGGATTCGAAACGGTAAGGAATCAAAACAAGagcacacttttttcttttttgtgaaaaCTGTAGAAATAATTAGAAGGGCTTTTCATATGGCACACAAAGGGACCAAACAATTCCAACACTTACTTACCCCATGGTTATTGCATTTTGCAGAACAgtcttctgtttcataaataTCAAGGTCCTGACATCTGCCATTGTAGCACACCTGTGATgttaaacaacaaataaaacatttagtaTTCTACAAGGTTTAGCAGAGAAAGGACTAAAGAGATGATCTCCAGCAAAACATGTTTCACAGTATTGTTTACTCTCATTTTCCACCACTGCCCCTGTTTTTATAAAAGCTATTCTGCAATGTCATGTAAGTTTACAGGACCATCATTTGTTAATAATGCCAGGTTTTCATGTACAGTACACCTGCATGTGTAACACAGTCTTAATAGAACAATAATGTGGTAATAACTCTGTCTGTCATTTTGCACGGACAGGCAATTGCTGGTATAAAACAAATCAATGACTCACCTTCCTCTCTTCACATTTAGTTCCACTAGGGACCAGCCCAAGATCTTCAGAGTCAGCATCATTTGACATCTCTGCTATTTTACACTGCACTGCCCAAGGAAGGATCATAGTATATTTTTGTTTAGTGATTGGGAACATATTGCCATCCTGACAATGTATCTTTCCACATTTAATGTCCCTGTAAAAggaattttatttgtattatatttagaCCATTTATACCGAAACAACATTTTCCAAAATTATATACATATTTGGCGTACAAGAAAAAGTAGACCTGttatttattatatactgtaacaaCCATATGTAGAACAAATATTTTCAAAGGTGAAATATCACTTTAAACATATCTgtcaaaaattaaaaaaggaacaAACTATGGAAAATGTATCCTTTTCAAGTTGTGCACCATGTTAAACCAATCacttatattgtttttttaagacagactttaaaaaaaaccaTTTGTCTACATTTAAAAGTTGGCAGGATGAATGCGGTTGAACTGTATGTGAGTGCTGATGCAGATGTTATTAGAACATGGATTTGGCAGACCCACATTGTACTATCCTGGGAAGAAACAGCACTGACAGCAAGCGGCTGCATCTAAAGAGGTGTTTTCCTGGTTTTGTCTCCTTGTAAAATGAAGGACTGTTAGCCCGGGGGTAGAAAACATCTTCATAAATTGATACAGGTTAAGCATTCTActggtatttttttaatcaaataaaaacatttgtcccTATGATGCAGTGTTGAGTTAAAAAGGAGAGATTGCGAGCAGATAGATGAAATGGTGTGAATTCTAGATAAAGCAATCAGGTTTCACAGAAATATCGTCACTAGGATGTAAAGATAAGCAGTCATATTAATCAGCGCTTACTTTTCAGCACAACTTTGATATCCGTTTAGGTTCTTTTTGCAGTGAGCATGCTCATCTCCTCTTTTATTTTGCTGAAAGCAGGGCTCTGGAGCAACTCTGGCAGCTAAATGATAACAAAAAATACCCATTTATCATAGCTTGTAAATGCAACAGGAAATGACAGAGCAACGTGCATATTTAGAAAGTTGATTAAGCACATAAAGTCATATACAGACCGTGACCTGCACTAATGAGAATTTTGATTAAatatctttgagaatctagcACAATGAGTTTATGACAAAGGAAATGTATTGGGCTGAATGGAAGCTGCATGGCAGTGGTAAACCTGGCTCTAGCTTAGCATTACTAACATCAGGAAGGCTTCTGAAGTACCTGGCCCCCAAAGGGTAATGCAGTGCTGCTGGTGTGTGGGGCACTCTCCATTAAAGCAGTAACCCTGTCCAAACTTGCAAGGGGATCCGTTCATTTGGAAAGCATTCTCTGGACACTGTGGGCTCAGGCCAGTGCAATACTCTGGCAGGTCACAGTCACTCACACTGTGTCTGCACACATCTCCAGCTGGTTTGACCTAGAGtacaaaatcaattaaaactgTTAATGATGTGTACCTGAAAAGTAAAACCAAAGATTCGCTCCAGAATTGCAGTTCATTTAGTCTGGGAAAGGCTTACGCTTGCACTTGATTATTATACAGAAAAATGTTTGAATTCTTTAGATTCTTTTCTTGCATAAAATGTCTGAGGACCTTTGAAGCAAAGAGTGACACAAATCATGTTAACCCTATCAGACCAGCGTGAAACTGGTCAGAgaaatgtgttctgttttgtcCTGCTCGTTTTATACAATTTCTATAGTTGTATTCTAAAAATGTTCTAACACAAAGTTAGACACTGCTAGCTGACAGTGTGCAaggcgtgtgtttgtgtgtgtacacACTGGTACTTTAGCAAGCACTTTTAAACATctgttatgtgttttgttttgttttgacaacTCTTGCTTGATCATttcctgcttttatttttttagattacaCACTCAAGGGCATTGTAACACCTAATGTTAACAAAGGTTCCTTGCACAAACATTACAATATTTCATCAGTCCCTTGTatacatttacttaaaaaaaaactatattttttcaatactgctGTTTCAGAAATAAGTAGAGTTTATGTCTGTATTAGTAATATAAGATTACTAACAGCATTAGGAAGTGAATGTTAAAgggttacaataaaataaaatcacattaagcagaaaacaaaacaaaacatgataacTACAAAATATCCATATAAATGTACCAGTGGTAACTTGAGTAAAGCTTTACCTGTAGGTAAGAAAGAGCACAGCATTTAAAGGCTTGGCATATTGAAGCACAGTAGAACAAAATCACAATGAAAAAGGTCATTAGAGGTTTATGCAGCTGTAAGTAAATGACGAGGTCTTACCTTGCAATCGTGACAGCATTCACCATGAGCACACTGGGCCCCTTCCTTTAATCTGCAGGTTGTGGCATTGCAACAAGGGTTCCTGCATTCCTAAAACAGGAAACAGGTTTACATACATTGCAGGAATAAACTGATAGTTGCTATGAGGATGAAAGCACAGTAACTTAATCATACCAGTTTTTTCAAATCAAGTGTTTATATATTTGGTGTGACTTACCTCTACAGTCCCACAGTCACACTCTTCTCCCCGCTCCACAAAGTCATTTCCACACACTGGGCCTCCATACAGATCGTCTGTATTGGGGGTGTTCAGCAGGCAACTGGGGTTGTACTGACTCAAGAACTGCTGTAGGGCCTGCTGGCTACAGCTGCTGAAGCTATGTGGGTAAATGTTcctaattatataaaaaaaaacaaaaaaaacacaaacattaccATGCCGGGCAGGACATAAATGTATACAACAAGCAGGATAACTCTTTATGGAATCAACTCTTCTAAGTGAAACATTGCAGGCCAGCACAGACCAGATAGTTACAAGTTACCGCCAGCTGAACATAGTTTGAGAACAAAGGCATAAacctgtctttaaaaaatgttttaacagaaataataaaatgagATGTTATTTCTGAAAACAGATAAtgttgaatgaatgaaagaattgTTCATTgacaaaacatttatatttttaccTTGTGATATCAGAAATTGCAGTTATTTACAATGCATTGAGATTAGAGCTGGGCAGAcacaatatagcagaaatgccATTATTTAGGACAGGGTCAAAATGGTGCCATTGTAATAAAGCTCTATTGTTTTATGCTGCTTTGACAAATAGGGCATTCTGGCAGCTGTAATACTTTGCTGGTGACGTGGCATAATATCTATGCTTTGATagtagtttttttgttaaaatgatcCTCATTCAAGCTCAAAACAGCTTGAAACTTGACAGCTCCTGCATTGAAGTAATTTATTATCAGTTTAACACATGTGGGGAACTGTTACAATAACTGTCTTAAGTACTAGCATTAAGCCTATGATACTGTCACAACATCACTCACATGAAGATGACTCTCACTTCCTATAGCTGCTTTTATGTTAATAAGACTGCCTTTTCCAATATCTGTAATTAAACAACATACTCCACAGTGAGATGCAAATGTAACAGTAAGAGGACAGGAGTTCTACAGGGGCTTGAGTATAACGATAATTTATAAGTCTAGGGACTTCTTACCCAATACTATCTGCCATTATACATCCCTTGCGGGACTTTGATGCTTCACAGATACAGTCAGAATCATCATGAGACATGCCCAAGTTGTGCCCCATCTCATGGGCAATTGTTGATGCCACCCCTATAGGGTTTCTATTATGGTCCTGTGAACAAGAAAAGCACACATTGAAAGTTCTCCAGTACTTACTTCCATTGGTGCATTTATAGCTCAATAAAAGCCTGGATACTTACTgtcatcttattttttttttatgtagcacaCAGGTCTAGTACTGCTGAGTCATTAGACTAAGAACAGTGGCTAACCAACTGATTTCCCAAACTTTGAATTTACATTACAATAGTAGTATCTCATTTAAAAGCTGTATTCATATTGCACATTCCTgggtaaataatgtgtttttataaagaaCTGTACCTCATTAACTGCACCAGAATCACCAGAGCACATTGCAAATTTTGTTGCTAACCCCACTGTGCTGCCTTCAAAGCTAATgccactaaaacaaaaacaaagatacaaatcagaaatgcatttcaaaattCAACTCAATGCCCTGTCCAATGAGGAATATTGTACACAATAAACGGCAATACTTACGTCACAAACTGAGCATTGTCATGCTTCTTCTTTTTGATCAAATCCGTCTTGCGCCAGGCTAGGAAACTGCTCAGGGTTTTATCAGGATCAGTACTGACAACAAATTTGTCCCTGTATGTCCAGACCTCCAGTCCAACCAGCACAACACGTACGTTAACAGGTCGATAAAGCTGTAAAGTAAAAGGCGATTAACTGGGAAATATAAACCATGGTGAATtcattttagtaaataaatacCATTAAATTAGTGCCAAAAGTACATATATCTACCCACTCACTTACtttcatatttcagtttttttttgtttactaccgATTAAGCCAGATTGATAGtcattgtaaaaaaacaattaaactagacatatacagcatgattttcaaacgGGGCAAAATAAGAACGAGGTAGCAAAGTGATTTCTCAAAcctgatttgggtcactaagtatctggctttcaaagggtttagaTGAAACGAGTCGTGTATTCACTTGTTGacgctttttaattttttttttttacattaatcaggctgtaaaaataattttgtgttcttattttgctccttttgaaaatcatgctgaaaGTGACACCGGTGCTAAAGTAATCTTAATCTTGCCGTTACGAGCCAGATGGAGTTTATTCATAAGTGAATTACCTTGTCAACATGATTTACAACTTCCAACATCCGGCTTCGCATTTCCTGCATGTCTTTGTTATATTTTGTAtactgataaagaaaaaaaagttacacaaacATACATGGGCTACCTAGGGACTATTATATAAAGCTCATAATAAAACATCTTAAATCACTATACAATCATTTACAGTAATTTTCACACTACAAGAATATTGTTGTTTCTTGCTGGTTCATTTGTTCTGATTATATTTGTTAGAGCTTGATAAAGCCTAGCAGATGGTGCCCAGGGCATTAcacaaacaattaacaattatatTACTCCTCTTCACTTTTACAAGCCATCTACTTCTTTTAActtttatcaagtaaaactttttTATCAGGTTAATCCTACCTCTCTGTTGTCAACAACCAAGAACATCTCCACAAATCTGTTGCCTTTTGCAAGAGGAGCActtttctaaaaaagaaaaaagacagacaTCTGTTATACACACCTGACAAAAATACTGtttcagtaaaaaacaaaacaaaaaaacaacaacacggtTTTGACCAGGTCAGTTTCCACGTGTATTGGAATTTATTTTGAACACCAGTGTCAACAAGCAGTCTTAAACCCATTATTCTGGGTAAATGTGTTGTCAGAGGTTTAAATTAGCTCACATCCTTAGGGTACTAAATATCAcactcattttacaaaacaaagaagTTTGTGTGGCGCACCCTGCCATCTGCCACAGTGGACTCCTTCAATAGCCATAGTAATCAAGGCATGAATCACATAGAGGGGCTCCCCCTGAGGAGCCTTAATTAAAGAGCTCCAAGTAAGAAaggatgcattttcttttttatcatgGGGGAAGAGCATGAGAAGCATTTGTCCCAGCAGGAATATCCTGGAGCTGTCGTCATCTAAAAATGTCTAGGGACAATTCTGAGGATAAAAATATAGGATTGGCTTGAAATAAAATAAGTTGGttcaaataaaccaaaaaataaaatgagttgCAAGTACCCAGATCGGTGTCTTGAAGATCCCAGCAAGTTTGGGTCCGTAGTCATAGACAGTTTCATTCGAGTCTCTGCAGGTCGCTCGCTTCATTCTCAGGTGCTCCTGTCTGTAAACAGCATGGGCTCCCTCTGCAGCTCCATTCAGGGGCTCAATCAGGTAGACTTTCTGCTCAGCCATTAGAAGCCCTCTAGAAAATAAAAAGGGTCACAAAGTCAACAAGAATCTATGTTTTAGCTTTAAAGACACCAGACAAATTAAAGAGTGGTCACTAAAGTATTTTCAAAGCTGAATGTAGAAGGGTTCCTCACAACTTTGTAACTGTGTATGCATGTCTTCAGTTATTCTTTGCAGATGGACATTCAGAAGGATGTTTGAATAGTTAGATATCTGATATTATCTATGAATATCTGACACACCGAAACTGTCATCAGTATATGTTAAATATTTAGATTATCTGTCTTCAAATAACTTagatttaaaacagatttttcaTCTAAACATCCAGCACTAGAAATACTTCTGGACTCTTAGCAGGACAGTAGTGATCGTGGGTTTGATCTGTATGCTTTTAACTGATCAATACCAAATGTAGCTCTGTTGAACACAAAGAATTAGTAAATGTGGGAAATTACTCACAGTAGCTATAAATATGTGTGAATGAATGATGCTGCTTCTAGGTATTTTGTAACGTAGTTAAACATAATGTCACAGAATTtgctaaatatacatattttctcATTATTACTGAAGTGCTACCATCTGTTCAAAGAACTCAGATTTGAACTCTGATGGTTACACTTCAGTATTTAACTacacattgttttgttaaatttgGGAAAGGTCAGATGTCATTGCTTTATTCTTATGACTCCTTAAATTGCCACAACTTATATAATCATTGGTTCAAAGAACTTAACTCGAGTTTGTTTTGGACAAATTAGAACGATGTAAAGAAATACTTGGTTGTAACGCAGGACAAATTCAAACGTTattatatttcatacaaaaaaactaGCTGAGATTaataaaagggaaaaaaacatcTGTACTGATGATGCAAAACAGCATTTTACAAAGCATTGCAAGTCTCCTTTATTTCTGTTATCCCCTGTTTGAAATTTTTCCCTTATTAGAAACACATTGGGTAAAACTAACATTATCATTGTCATTCTTTTCAATAAAGGCATGCAATCTCACATTCCAAATCAATGTGTAATCTTTGCTTGAAATAGGATCATGGGTAAGTTATCTCTTGGAGCATATCATCTTcacaacagagacattttatatataatgaaCACCCTCTACATTTTCTGCCTGGTCATTGCAAATTACgtttttgcctttttttctcAGTGAGTCTAACTGCTTTAGTTCCAGTAATCCACAGTATATTTCTAGGTATGATGTCAAATCACTGCGTGGGGttgtttcagttatttttttgtgCTGAAAGTAGcaattactgtttaaaaaactTTAACGCTCCAGTGTGGTGTCATGAATCAAAAAAGCATAGTGTAGCCTATTATAGGGAACTATTTTAAAGGATGTGCAAAGACAATGAACAAAATAATTTGAAACATATAAAACAGCAATTGAACTGCTCTTTCCCGCAACTACGTCATTTCTTACCAATCTTCTAGTTATATAAGTATTACTTTTGTATTACTAGTATACACTTTTTATCAAGAACCCCCCATCCCCTcccaaaaaaacactttgctctaTACATTAATGACATATTGTGACTGTATAGTAACAAGTAATTTAGAGGTTAGCAAAAGATATATGTCAAATTGTAAATCATgtgtgagaaatcaaccaatgaCTGTTAAGGATTTGTTAAAATATTAGCATGTCTTATGTGTGCAGATGTCACCCTGTGCACAGAACATACAGAATACTCAAGTTAAAAACTCCTTTTCATGTTTGATAGTAGCTCCTGGGTACAAGAACCATTGTCATGATTAATAATTATAACGCTGTGTGTAGGGTGTAAGAGATGTAATTTTGTGCATTTGGTGCACAAAGGGAAGTAGTCCCTCCTATACAGTTCTTCTGAAAAACGTTATCAGCTATAATCAAAGAAAAACAGGGCTAGGGAGTTTTCATCAGTTTAATGCAATAGTATCAGTGGGTGCAAAACACATTTTGTGCACATTTTCAAGCTGTGGTCAGCAGTGAATTTCTGAAAGCTGGTCTAGATAAAGAGATAAAACTACACAATTCTTTACCTGATTCCAGAGCATGTATTTATACTGACGGAAGAGTCTTTCACACCTTGGATGCGGCCTTGATAGAAGCAGTGTTCCTGTACCAAAAACAGCAGACGTTAAAATTGACACACCACAATAATACAGCTTTTAAACAagacacattcattttaaaacaatttagtACAGAATTGATTGCTTTCATACCTCAACATTTGGAGAGCTAGTAATCTCAGTAC comes from the Acipenser ruthenus chromosome 13, fAciRut3.2 maternal haplotype, whole genome shotgun sequence genome and includes:
- the adam8a gene encoding disintegrin and metalloproteinase domain-containing protein 8a; this encodes MHWMLPFLSFLICHCNLASCSNEFAQLADVEKYEIITPQRLTKGRPKRDISSKEVPYPEKVQYALTIEGKNYTINLEKNRILLGKDYTETHYLQNGTEITSSPNVEEHCFYQGRIQGVKDSSVSINTCSGIRGLLMAEQKVYLIEPLNGAAEGAHAVYRQEHLRMKRATCRDSNETVYDYGPKLAGIFKTPIWKSAPLAKGNRFVEMFLVVDNREYTKYNKDMQEMRSRMLEVVNHVDKLYRPVNVRVVLVGLEVWTYRDKFVVSTDPDKTLSSFLAWRKTDLIKKKKHDNAQFVTGISFEGSTVGLATKFAMCSGDSGAVNEDHNRNPIGVASTIAHEMGHNLGMSHDDSDCICEASKSRKGCIMADSIGNIYPHSFSSCSQQALQQFLSQYNPSCLLNTPNTDDLYGGPVCGNDFVERGEECDCGTVEECRNPCCNATTCRLKEGAQCAHGECCHDCKVKPAGDVCRHSVSDCDLPEYCTGLSPQCPENAFQMNGSPCKFGQGYCFNGECPTHQQHCITLWGPAARVAPEPCFQQNKRGDEHAHCKKNLNGYQSCAEKDIKCGKIHCQDGNMFPITKQKYTMILPWAVQCKIAEMSNDADSEDLGLVPSGTKCEERKVCYNGRCQDLDIYETEDCSAKCNNHGVCNHKKECHCDAGWSPPYCDVKLSELPKGGKAIITGVTVAVVVLILAAIITGGLMFCRFSRKENYPSKTKEKSGLSNPLFQRGGNKGSPRVGIPKISRPIFLESSSAPQLCTPLCVTVIPSRPPPQPPKAVEQSPMKYNTTSGQVVKPSMPPPVPPTKPGYSQAKPVPPTKPLPNLKAKPCTKPSPCAPVRSVKPPSAVPHWKQTQAGTRPKAALMPPCQPR